The DNA sequence GTTTCAAACTTGCATAAATATGCTGTCCCATTCTTCCATATCCACAAATTATATATTTACCTTGAGGAAAAGAAGGAAGTGTTGCATTTAAATTATCAATTTTGTAAACCCATTTTTCTAATTTTAATAAATTTGGTGCATTTAAAGCCATCGCAATTTCACTAGAAATTATAGAAAAAGGATTTGCAATAATTTCAACATCTAAATCTTTTAAATTTTCAGTGTGATTATTTGTAGTTGATTTTACTGCTAGTTTTACATAAGGATTTAATAATTTTGAAGTCAATGCAATTCTAAGGTTTAAAGAATCATCTTCAAAAATAGATACCAAACCTTTACAATTATACTTTTTAATTCCAGCTTCTTCCAAAGCAGAAGGAGTATAAGCATCTGCAACTAATACAGGAACAGAAGGAGTGAAGTTTTCAAGTCTTAAATCATTTGCCCTATTTTCATTTTTTTCAATTACAACTGTTCTAATCTCCTGTTCAATTGCTCTATTTATTATCTCATTTGTAATTTGACTATATCCTAAAATGATAATAAATTTTTCTTTTAAACCTTTTACTTGTCTTCTAAATTTTGCTTTTTCAATTTCACGTAAAAAAAGTTTATCTTGTAATAAAGTTACAAGTGTACCAATACCATAAAACCAACCAAGTACTGTTACATAAATAGAAAAACTAACCCAAAGTCTTTGAGCATAAGTAAATTCATAAGGAGTTTCACCAAAACCAATTGTTGAAGCGGTATAAGTTACAAAATAAAAAGCATCGAAAATACTCATTTGGTAAGGGTTGCCATTATCGTCAACCCCTTTTATAATAAGAAGTCCAATAATAGCAATTGTATATGTAATAGTAATCACTAAGAATGGTTTACGCATTCTTTGTAAAACAATAAATAATGAGCTATTTTTCACAAAAACCCTTAACTATTTTCAAAACTTAACGTTTTGATTTTAATGTATCACCCATATATAACATAACAGAAACGATATTTGCAAGTAAAGCACCACCAGAGAGTGAAATTATCATTGCTACAATTTCTTGATTCATCGTATAAGCATATGCAGCTATTGTCCAAACAGATGCTGCTGCTATTAGTTGAATATCTGCGGCAAGAGATGTTGCAAGTAAAACTGAACCCATTTGAGTTTTATCACCAAGTTTTAAAGTAGTTGCAATTACATTTACAATAATTGCAGCCATTAATTCATATTTACTATGATGTTCTAAAGAATCCATATCACCATAAAAAAACCCAAAATTTACTGTCATTGCCAGTATAATAAAAAACCCAGAAATAACCTTATCTAGATTCATGATACTCATCCTCCAAATCTTTACCAATATCTAATCTTCGTCCAAATACATCATCAATATTATCATGTACTTTAGAGTTTCTATCTAAAAACATAATTCTATGTTTATTTAATTCTTGTATATTTTTAAGTCCCATAACAGCAAGCAATCCACGTATACTTTTTAAAAGATTCTTATGATAATCTCTAACTTTTTTAGCCTGTTTATATACAAAATATTTTTTTCTTTTGTCTTTATCTTGAGTAGCTAAACCTACTGGACACTGATGCCCTGTTGTTCCAGAACAATATCTAGCTCTAATACAACCTGCACTCATCATAAATCCTCTTGCAATTTGAACAAAATCACATCCAATTGCCATAGCAATAACAATATCATCAGGAGTTAAAAGTTTACCACTTCCTATTAATTTAACTTTTTCTCTAACACCATGATTTGATAAAACTTTATCTGCTAAATAAATAGAATCTCTTACATTTAATCCAATTCTTTCCATCATCTCAATAGGAGCAGTAGCACTACCACCACTACCACCATCAATAGAGATATAATCAGGATAAGCAGAATTACCTTCTTTTACTCTTTTTGCAATCTCTTTTGCATATGGTTCTATATTTTCATAATCTGAAATTACAATTTTAATCCCAACTGGCTTTCCTGAAAGTTCTTGCATTTGACCTATAAAATCAAATAACTCTTCAACAGAATTTGCATAAGGAAATCTATTAGGAGAAAATAGATCTTTATGTGGTTCTACATTTCTATAATATGCAATTGCTGCACTTACTTTTTCAGCAACTAATTTTCCACCCGTTTGTTTAGCCCCTTGAGCAATTTTAAGTTCTGTCATTTTACAAAACTTCATAACTCTTTTATAACGTTCAGGATCAAACTTTCCATCTTTTGTTCTAACTGAATAAAGTCCAGAACTTACTTGAAGAATAATATCTGGCATATCTTCAGGAACTTCCTCTGGGAAATTTTCTAAAGGTGCTTCCCAATTTGGTCTATAAAAAAGTTTTTTTCTTGTATCAAAAACATATGTTTCTGCTTCTGGATCATCTTTAAAAACCATCTTACGATAAACATCAGCTCCTAAGGCACCATTAAATAACTTAGTTACAATATCTTTAACTTTTTTCTGAAAATCTGTACCATCAACTATTTTCATATATTTTTCATCATAATTTTGATGTGTTACAAAAAAGTTTGAAGTTAAACCACCTTCTCCAGAATTAATAGGGAAATTTCCCATATATGAACCTCGAACAAAGGCTCGCGTTCCTTCAGGAGAAATAGAACCATCACTCATTGCACTTCTTGCAATAATTGATTTTGCAACATATGGTGTTTTTCTAGTATCACCAAATTTTACTTCAAATTGTGTATCAACCTCATCATCATTTAAAACAATTGTTGCATGTCTTAACATGAACTTTGGTTTGGGTAAAGGTTGAGCCGGAGAAAAAGAAGCGTAATTAGGTAAATCTCTAGAAGCTTTAGCTACCCAATCAAGTTTATCTTTCGATTCATAAAACTTCTCATCACCAAAATATTGTCTAAAAGGTTCCCTAGCTTCCTCTAAAACATATCTTAGTCTTCCAATAATTGGATAATTTACCAATAATTGATGATCTCTTTGTACATATTTATCATGCACATACCACGCTAACATTATTAAAAAAAATACAAGAAAAATAACTTCTATATATAAAAGTATCTCGTCAAAAACATCCATTACTAATCCTTTTTCATCGAAACTAAGATCCCACTAATAACTATGAGAATTATACCAAAAATAATCCAAATATCAGGAAGCTTATCTCCTAAAAAAACTCCAATTGCTATACTAAAAGCAATATTTGCATAGGATATAGTCCCAATAATTCCCGCTTTTGCCACTGAATATGCTTTTGTCATATAAATTTGTGCAAATGTAGCAACTATACCCAATAAAATAATAAATAACCAATCATTTGCTTGAGGCATTACAAAAGTTGCAAAAATAAAATCAAATTTTTCGTTAGTATAAAATTCTGATATCCCCATTAAAAATAACGGACCAATTGAACCAATTAACATAAAAGATAAAACAATTACTCTTCCATCATAATAAGTTCTAAGTTCTCTAATAGAAGTATAAGCAAGTCCAGCTCCAACTCCTGTCAAAATACCTAACCAATCAGATTTATCTAAAGAAGTTCCATCAAATTTAGTTATAAATAAAATTCCTATAAAACCTATAAATACTCCAATCCAGCCTTTTAAACCTAATTTCTCTTTTATAAAAATATATGCAAAAATTGCAGAAAATATTGTAGAAGTTTTAGAGAAGGTCATTGCTTCACCTAATGGAATATTTGCAATATTATAAAAAAAGAAAAGCAAAGCAGTAAATCCTGCCATTCCCCTAAAAACTAAAAGCCAAGGTTTTCCACCTTTTTGAACTATTGGTTTTCTATATATTGCAATCAAAATTAAAAAAACACCAAATATATTTCTAAAGAATACAACTTCTATTGAACTCATTGAAGAACTTAATTCTTTCGCAAAAGCTCCCATACAAGCAAATAATAAAGAAGCAAATAGCATATATTTGATGCCAGCAGAGACATCATTTGTCATAAATTATCCTATATTAAAAACGCAATTCTAATTAGTTTCAAATTAAATAAAGATTATTATTTAAATTAATATTTGTAAATTAATATTTTTAGCTACTTTTAGATAAAATATCTAAATTTAATTATATATAAGAGTACATACTCTAATAGGAAAAGAATGGAATATTTAAAAATAATTGGTGAAACTAACCTTTCTGGAGAGGTTAAAATATCTGGTGCTAAAAATGCGGCATTACCTTTAATAGCAGCAACAATTTTAGCAAAAAACGAAATTTCTATATGTAATATGCCTAATGTTGTAGATATAAATACTTTTTTAAAATTGATAGATAAGTTAGGTGGAACATTCAAAAAAGAGAATGATTGTATAAAAATAGATACTTCAAAACTACACAATACTACAGCAACTTATGATATTGTAAAAACAATGAGAGCTTCTATTTTGGTTTTAGGACCAATTTTAGCCAGGTTTGGTCATTGTGAAGTTTCACTTCCAGGAGGTTGTGCAATTGGTCAAAGACCTGTTGATTTACATCTTAAAGCTTTAGAAGCAATGGGAGCTGTTATTAAAATCAATCATGGGTATATTGAAGCATCTGCCCCAAATGGTTTAAAAGGTGCAAAAATAGTATTTGATAAAGTTACAGTTGGTGGAACAGAAAATACTGTTATGGCAGCAGCTTTAGCAGATGGTGAAACTACTATTATCAATGCTGCAAAAGAACCTGAAATTGTTCAATTATGTGAAATCATAAGAAATGCTGGAGTTTCAATTGAAGGAATAGGAACATCAAAACTGATTATTCAAGGAACAAATAAAGAATTACTAAATATAAAAGACTTTGATGTTATTCCTGATAGAATTGAAGCTGGTACATATATGTGTGCAGCAGCAATTACTAACTCAAAGCTTAAGATAAATAAAGTAATCCCTTTACACTTAGAAGCAATTATTTCTAAATTAGAAGAGATGAACTTTGAAATTCTTCAAGATGAAAACTCAGTTACAGTTATGCCAACAGATGAGATAAAGCCTGTAAATATTGTAACTACTGAATATCCAGGTTTCCCAACAGATATGCAAGCACAATTTATGGCACTTGCAACGCAAGCAAAGGGTACAAGTACAATTGATGAAAGACTATTTGAGAATAGATTCATGCATGTAAGTGAATTATTAAGACTTGGTGCAGATATTCATTTAAATGGTAATATTGCCACAATTAATGGCTCAAAGAATACCTTAAATGGAACAGATGTAATGGCAACTGATTTAAGAGCTTCATCTGCTTTAGTTCTATCTGCATTAGTTGCTCAAGGAGAAACTTCTATACACAGAATCTATCATTTAGATAGAGGATATGAAGATTTAGAAGGAAAGTTTAGCAATATTGGTGCAAATGTAGCAAGATTTAAAGAATAACTGTTTTAAAGTTTAAGTATAAATTTTATAAAATTGACATAATTAAAATTAAAGGTTAGAAAGATGCAACTAGAAATCTCTTTATTCAAATTTGATTACAAATCTGATTATTTACCATACTATACGAAAAATTTCATTAAAGTGAAAAAAGAAAAGACTCTTTTGGATATTTTAAATGGTATCAACAATGAAAATCCATTTGGATATAGAAATAGTAAAAATTTCAATGTTGTAATAAATGGTATATACACAAATGTAACAATTACTCTTGAGGAACTAACTGAAAACTTTGGTACTGATTTAACAATTGAACCTATTTCAATTAGAAGAGCTCATACTGACTTATTAATCAATGATGCAGATTTTCAGGAAAGACTTGCAGTTCTTTCAGAATTTGTAGAAGACGAAGATATAACAAAATATAAAAGCTACAGAATTTATTTTTACGCATCAAACACAATTAATTTTGAATATGATTATATAGGTGATTCATTATTACTATTAGCACATGATTTAATTGAAAAAGATAAATCAAAAGAGAAAGAGATTTTAAAAGCATTGGCAGAATATGATTGTGGTGCGGAATACCATACAAGCTTAGAAAATAGAGTTTATAATTTTGATTCTTCAATCGAAGAAAAAATATCTTCAATTAAAACAAAACTTAATTTAACAAAAAGTATTAAAGAGCAAAATTTTAATTTAGATAAGAAAAATGATTTAAACTTTGGTAATTTTGATGAAATAAAAGAAATTAAACATGACTTCAATGACTTTAATATTGCATATTACAAAGGTTTAGAAGAAGATTCTGAAACTTCTAACTTATTATCAAAATTAAATGCAAAGATTATTGACACACAAACTATGAATTATGATTTAGCCTTAGATACATTTCATATAAATTCAGATTTTACTATGAAATTAGCATCAACAGTTATTCTTGATGCATTTGATAATAGTGCAGATCTATTAGTTGTTGATAACGAAAATACATTTAATCTTTTTGATTCAAATAGAAAATTCTTACAAGAAACAAGTGGAAGAGATGTAATTCTTCCAGTAATTCACAAAAATGAACTTGCGAAACTTGCTATTGGTTTACACGATGAAGTAAAACAAACTCTATGTAAACATTCAGTTGACCCTGAGTTAGTATAAAGGAAATAATATATGGTTCTAGATTTACAGTTTATAATATATGGTCTAATTATAATTGCAGCTCTCGTTCCATTATATATCTATCGAGAAAAAGTATTTAAACGATTTTATAAAACAGGTAACATCAAAACATTTTTAAGAGATGTGGATGCATACTTAACTCTAAACCATCCAAAAATCCCATTTGATTTTTCAGTTGCTTCAAAATTTGAAGAAGAAAAAGATATAAGAATAAAAGAGACTTTAATAGTTGAAGCCCTAATAAAACAATTTGCTAACTATGAATATGAATTAAGAACACAAAGAGGCATTGACAAAGACAAAATTTGGAATGGCTATGAGGGAAATTCAAAACTATTAAAAGATAACAAATTACCTATAGACTGGGCACAAAGAAAAGAAGCTGCTTGGATGAGAGACAACAACAAATGTAATAGATGTGGAACTAAAACAAAATTAGTTGATACACAAGTTTTACTTGCAAAACAGATGAAAAATGGTGGAGGATTCAATCTAGAAAATATAGTTATTTTATGTAATGACTGTAGTAGAATAATTAAATCAGCAAATATAGAAAAAACATCAAGGGACTTACATATTTTAGATAATCTTATGCGAAAAGTTGCAAACTAGTTTATATTCCAAAATATTCTTTCATAGCTTCTTCATGTCTTTGATTATCTGTAATTTTCTTAGATAAATCAACTTTCTGAACTTTCACCTTTTTTTTATTTTTTAAATTAACTAAAACATTCTCTAAAAATTTATCTTCCAAACTCTTTAATTTTGATAACTCATTTCGAACATATGTTAAATCTTTATTTTTAGGAATTATATAGGGTGTTACAATAACAATAAGATTTTTATTTTTCCTATTTTCTAATCTGTTTTTAAACAATTCTCCAATAAGTGGAATTTCACTAGCTATTGGTATTTTCTCAATACTCTTTTCATTTTTATTTTCTATTAGACCTCCGATAATTACGCTTTCACCATTATTTACAATTGCAGTAGTTTTAACTTCTTTTTTTGATGTATCAGGATTAAAATTAACACTATTTGTATTTTTTATACCCTCGATAATTGTATTAATATCTAAGATAACTTTATTTTTAGACGATATTCTAGGTTTTACTTTTAAAGTAAGCCCTATATCTTCCCTTTGAAAACTATTTTTAGTTGTTCCTCCATCAGTTGTGGTACTTGCAGTTTGAATAGAAACTGTTTCTCCTACATAAATTGAACTCTCTTTATTATTTAAACATAAAATTGATGGTTCTGAAATAATATCCAAAGCATATGTTTTATTTAATAGACTTAAAGAAGCCCCTAAAGCTAAAGAAGATGAGACATTAGGAATTTTCAAACCTAATAAACTAGTATCTATAGCAATTGCATTACCACCATTTAAATTAGATGAAAAAGTATTTAATCCCCCACTATGAACTTTCCCACCTAAAATACCAAATCTAAAACCAATATCTTCAACTAAATTATCATCTACTTCAACAATTTTTGCTTTTACATAGACTTGTGATTTAATCACATCTAACTTTCTAATAATATATTTTAAGTTATTTACATCATCTTTAATTCCATCAATGATTATTGAATTATTCTCTTCATCAATTGCAATACTTGGTTTTCTATTATTTTTATATTTTCTTTGAGAAATTAGGGTTTTTAAAATATTTTCTAAACTTTTTGCTTCAATATTTATAAGAGAAATTACTTCTGTACTATTAACTATCTCATCGTCATATTTAACAATATCAATTTTTCTTTTTACTTTTTTAGAACTTTTTTCTTTTATAGTTATTTTGTTTAGTAAAACATCACTTTTAATAACTCTTAAAATATTCCCAGACTCTACTAAACTATATCCATTATCTTCTAGACTATATTTTAAGATACTCAATAAGTTTTCTTTTTTTATAGGTTCATTAGAAATAAAATCAACTTTACCTTTTATCTCTTTTGTAACTAAAATACTTTTATTTATCTTCTTTGAAGTGATTTTTATAAGTTCCATAATTTTAAGATTTTTAAAATTTATATTTATTAGATCATTATTAGAATGAACTTGTAGAACAAAAAGAATAACTAGTAAAATATATTTCATTATAACTCCAAATTTCTGAAATTATATTAGAAAATTACTTATAATATTATTTATTATAATATATTGACTTCTCTTGGTTTTTCTTTTTTTAAACTTTCCAATTGTTCTTTAGTTAAAGAAAGAGTTAATTTAATATCATTGTTAAAGTCTTTATCTAAAATTTTTATTTCTAATCTATTTAATATATATTCTATTTTAGATAATAAAGGATATCCAAGTTGTATTGAAACTATCTCTAGCTTTTGGTATTTATACAATACACTATTTTTTATAACTAAATTTACAGCATCACTATAAGCTCTAACCAATCCACCAGTACCAAGTTTAACCCCACCAAAATATCGTACAATAATTACAGCACTATTAATCAAATCATTACCAGTTAATACATTTAAAGAAGGTTTTCCACTAGTTCCTTTTGGCTCACCATCATCACTACAATTTTCTACTATTTGATCAAATTCATTTAAATATCTATATGCATATACAAAATGTCGACCTTTGGAATGTTCTTCTTTTAACTTTTTCATCAAAGAATCAAAGTTTTCATATGAAGTTAAATATGCAATAAATTTAGATTTTTTTTCTTCGTAAGTTTGAGTGAACTCTTCTTTTATAAAATACATAAATTATTGTACTAAAAAAGAATACAATAACTTATAAATAATCAATAAAAAAGAAACATTTTTATATAATCACAAAATGAGATTAGACCTATATTTAGTACAACAACCCAATATACAAAGTAGAAATAAAGCTCACGAAATAATAAAATCTAATAAAGTTAAAATAGATGGTAAAATAGTTTCAAAACCATCATTTGATGTTAATGAAAACTCAAATATTGAACTTTTAGAAGACACTTTTTATGTAAGTCGTGCTGCATATAAACTAAAATACTTTTTAGATGAAATTAATATTCAAATAGAAAATAAAAACGCCCTTGATATAGGAAGTAGTACTGGTGGTTTTACCCAAATTCTATTAGAAAATAACGTAAGTAGCATTACTTGTGTAGATGTTGGTTCGAATCAACTCCATGAAAAAATAAAAGAAAATAAAAAAATTAAATTCTTTGAAAACCAAGATATAAGAACTTTTAAAAATCAAAGTCACTTTGATATAGTTACTTGTGATGTTTCATTTATTTCTATACACAATATATTAAATGATATTAATAAATTTGCAAAAAATAAAATTATAATTCTTTTTAAACCCCAATTTGAAGTTGGAACAAATATCAAAAGAGATAAAAAAGGTGTTGTAAAAGATAAAATTGCTATATTAAAAGCAAGAACTAGATTTATAGATGCTTGTAATCTACTAAACTGGAAACTAAATTATTTTGCACCAAGTAAACTACAAGGAAAAGATGGAAATGAAGAAGAGCTCTTCTATTTTAGTAAATAAAAATACTATAACTGCAATAGCAATAGGTGGATTTGACGGTATGCATCTTGCACATCAAGAATTATTTAAAAACCTTGGAAATCATGGAGGCATAGTTGTAGTTGAATCAGGTTATGCAAATATAACACCTAAAACTTATAGACAAGAATATACGAATTATCCAATATATTACTATGTTCTAGAAGATATTAAACATTTGACAGGAGAAGAGTTTATACATCTATTAAAAGAAGAATTCCCTTCTTTAGAAAAAATTGTAGTTGGTTTTGATTTCTGTTTTGGGAAAAATAGAAAAAACTGTATTCCTGAGTTAAACTCACTATTTGATGGAGAAGTTATAGTTGTAAAAGAAGTGAAAAACAATGAAATAGCTGTCCATTCAAGAGTAATAAGAGAATATTTAAAAATTGGTGATATAAAAACAGCAAATGAACTTTTAAACAGAAAATATAAAATCTTTGGAAAACAAATTAAAGGTCAAGGATTA is a window from the Arcobacter sp. LA11 genome containing:
- a CDS encoding TrkA family potassium uptake protein — its product is MKNSSLFIVLQRMRKPFLVITITYTIAIIGLLIIKGVDDNGNPYQMSIFDAFYFVTYTASTIGFGETPYEFTYAQRLWVSFSIYVTVLGWFYGIGTLVTLLQDKLFLREIEKAKFRRQVKGLKEKFIIILGYSQITNEIINRAIEQEIRTVVIEKNENRANDLRLENFTPSVPVLVADAYTPSALEEAGIKKYNCKGLVSIFEDDSLNLRIALTSKLLNPYVKLAVKSTTNNHTENLKDLDVEIIANPFSIISSEIAMALNAPNLLKLEKWVYKIDNLNATLPSFPQGKYIICGYGRMGQHIYASLKQDNVEAEFVEMDRSKVGNFSADEMMSITYGNADDKDLLLSVGIEDAVAIISATNDDTTNLSILATAKKLNPDIMTIARENEMEDFSIFENAKIDHIFMPSRILINKTTNALISPLSDKFIRLICKEDNNWASILVKDLIQNINEDPLLYELKLDEKHAIEIIKALDSEKEVNLEIFTRSLYNREQKNNVIPLLIQREDEILLLPSLDIELKENDEILFACDENAKSDIEFIAENIYEFHYVYTGEEKKTIFLRKDR
- a CDS encoding DUF6394 family protein — encoded protein: MNLDKVISGFFIILAMTVNFGFFYGDMDSLEHHSKYELMAAIIVNVIATTLKLGDKTQMGSVLLATSLAADIQLIAAASVWTIAAYAYTMNQEIVAMIISLSGGALLANIVSVMLYMGDTLKSKR
- a CDS encoding FMN-binding glutamate synthase family protein produces the protein MDVFDEILLYIEVIFLVFFLIMLAWYVHDKYVQRDHQLLVNYPIIGRLRYVLEEAREPFRQYFGDEKFYESKDKLDWVAKASRDLPNYASFSPAQPLPKPKFMLRHATIVLNDDEVDTQFEVKFGDTRKTPYVAKSIIARSAMSDGSISPEGTRAFVRGSYMGNFPINSGEGGLTSNFFVTHQNYDEKYMKIVDGTDFQKKVKDIVTKLFNGALGADVYRKMVFKDDPEAETYVFDTRKKLFYRPNWEAPLENFPEEVPEDMPDIILQVSSGLYSVRTKDGKFDPERYKRVMKFCKMTELKIAQGAKQTGGKLVAEKVSAAIAYYRNVEPHKDLFSPNRFPYANSVEELFDFIGQMQELSGKPVGIKIVISDYENIEPYAKEIAKRVKEGNSAYPDYISIDGGSGGSATAPIEMMERIGLNVRDSIYLADKVLSNHGVREKVKLIGSGKLLTPDDIVIAMAIGCDFVQIARGFMMSAGCIRARYCSGTTGHQCPVGLATQDKDKRKKYFVYKQAKKVRDYHKNLLKSIRGLLAVMGLKNIQELNKHRIMFLDRNSKVHDNIDDVFGRRLDIGKDLEDEYHESR
- a CDS encoding DMT family transporter, translating into MTNDVSAGIKYMLFASLLFACMGAFAKELSSSMSSIEVVFFRNIFGVFLILIAIYRKPIVQKGGKPWLLVFRGMAGFTALLFFFYNIANIPLGEAMTFSKTSTIFSAIFAYIFIKEKLGLKGWIGVFIGFIGILFITKFDGTSLDKSDWLGILTGVGAGLAYTSIRELRTYYDGRVIVLSFMLIGSIGPLFLMGISEFYTNEKFDFIFATFVMPQANDWLFIILLGIVATFAQIYMTKAYSVAKAGIIGTISYANIAFSIAIGVFLGDKLPDIWIIFGIILIVISGILVSMKKD
- the murA gene encoding UDP-N-acetylglucosamine 1-carboxyvinyltransferase translates to MEYLKIIGETNLSGEVKISGAKNAALPLIAATILAKNEISICNMPNVVDINTFLKLIDKLGGTFKKENDCIKIDTSKLHNTTATYDIVKTMRASILVLGPILARFGHCEVSLPGGCAIGQRPVDLHLKALEAMGAVIKINHGYIEASAPNGLKGAKIVFDKVTVGGTENTVMAAALADGETTIINAAKEPEIVQLCEIIRNAGVSIEGIGTSKLIIQGTNKELLNIKDFDVIPDRIEAGTYMCAAAITNSKLKINKVIPLHLEAIISKLEEMNFEILQDENSVTVMPTDEIKPVNIVTTEYPGFPTDMQAQFMALATQAKGTSTIDERLFENRFMHVSELLRLGADIHLNGNIATINGSKNTLNGTDVMATDLRASSALVLSALVAQGETSIHRIYHLDRGYEDLEGKFSNIGANVARFKE
- a CDS encoding DUF5644 domain-containing protein, whose product is MQLEISLFKFDYKSDYLPYYTKNFIKVKKEKTLLDILNGINNENPFGYRNSKNFNVVINGIYTNVTITLEELTENFGTDLTIEPISIRRAHTDLLINDADFQERLAVLSEFVEDEDITKYKSYRIYFYASNTINFEYDYIGDSLLLLAHDLIEKDKSKEKEILKALAEYDCGAEYHTSLENRVYNFDSSIEEKISSIKTKLNLTKSIKEQNFNLDKKNDLNFGNFDEIKEIKHDFNDFNIAYYKGLEEDSETSNLLSKLNAKIIDTQTMNYDLALDTFHINSDFTMKLASTVILDAFDNSADLLVVDNENTFNLFDSNRKFLQETSGRDVILPVIHKNELAKLAIGLHDEVKQTLCKHSVDPELV
- a CDS encoding HNH endonuclease, producing MVLDLQFIIYGLIIIAALVPLYIYREKVFKRFYKTGNIKTFLRDVDAYLTLNHPKIPFDFSVASKFEEEKDIRIKETLIVEALIKQFANYEYELRTQRGIDKDKIWNGYEGNSKLLKDNKLPIDWAQRKEAAWMRDNNKCNRCGTKTKLVDTQVLLAKQMKNGGGFNLENIVILCNDCSRIIKSANIEKTSRDLHILDNLMRKVAN
- a CDS encoding type II secretion system protein GspD, whose protein sequence is MKYILLVILFVLQVHSNNDLININFKNLKIMELIKITSKKINKSILVTKEIKGKVDFISNEPIKKENLLSILKYSLEDNGYSLVESGNILRVIKSDVLLNKITIKEKSSKKVKRKIDIVKYDDEIVNSTEVISLINIEAKSLENILKTLISQRKYKNNRKPSIAIDEENNSIIIDGIKDDVNNLKYIIRKLDVIKSQVYVKAKIVEVDDNLVEDIGFRFGILGGKVHSGGLNTFSSNLNGGNAIAIDTSLLGLKIPNVSSSLALGASLSLLNKTYALDIISEPSILCLNNKESSIYVGETVSIQTASTTTDGGTTKNSFQREDIGLTLKVKPRISSKNKVILDINTIIEGIKNTNSVNFNPDTSKKEVKTTAIVNNGESVIIGGLIENKNEKSIEKIPIASEIPLIGELFKNRLENRKNKNLIVIVTPYIIPKNKDLTYVRNELSKLKSLEDKFLENVLVNLKNKKKVKVQKVDLSKKITDNQRHEEAMKEYFGI
- a CDS encoding YigZ family protein; the protein is MYFIKEEFTQTYEEKKSKFIAYLTSYENFDSLMKKLKEEHSKGRHFVYAYRYLNEFDQIVENCSDDGEPKGTSGKPSLNVLTGNDLINSAVIIVRYFGGVKLGTGGLVRAYSDAVNLVIKNSVLYKYQKLEIVSIQLGYPLLSKIEYILNRLEIKILDKDFNNDIKLTLSLTKEQLESLKKEKPREVNIL
- a CDS encoding TlyA family RNA methyltransferase — encoded protein: MRLDLYLVQQPNIQSRNKAHEIIKSNKVKIDGKIVSKPSFDVNENSNIELLEDTFYVSRAAYKLKYFLDEINIQIENKNALDIGSSTGGFTQILLENNVSSITCVDVGSNQLHEKIKENKKIKFFENQDIRTFKNQSHFDIVTCDVSFISIHNILNDINKFAKNKIIILFKPQFEVGTNIKRDKKGVVKDKIAILKARTRFIDACNLLNWKLNYFAPSKLQGKDGNEEELFYFSK
- a CDS encoding bifunctional riboflavin kinase/FAD synthetase is translated as MKKSSSILVNKNTITAIAIGGFDGMHLAHQELFKNLGNHGGIVVVESGYANITPKTYRQEYTNYPIYYYVLEDIKHLTGEEFIHLLKEEFPSLEKIVVGFDFCFGKNRKNCIPELNSLFDGEVIVVKEVKNNEIAVHSRVIREYLKIGDIKTANELLNRKYKIFGKQIKGQGLGSKSFVPTINIKVTDFILPNEGVYATRTIINEKKYNSVTFLGHRITTDGSFAVETHILEEDIKNMYNLVQIIFIEKIRENQKFEKFEDLKVQIIKDIDQAKIILN